The Leclercia sp. S52 genome has a segment encoding these proteins:
- a CDS encoding fatty acid desaturase — translation MALYLHSQQREQIRRLSASLLWRSEIPTWLLIVIIYGGWFSTLAYWHILGLLPATLLLIGFSTWYMSLQHELIHGHPTRFPWLNQLFGTLPLAVWYPYGLYRDSHLAHHRHDSLTVPVDDPESYYFTPASWARFSPWHRRAIQARNTFCGRLLLGPLLDIAQTLGSALSAFRQLQYAAMTMWLVHGTLLFALFFWMAQRGFSPLWFVLAVSYPALALTKVRSFLEHRAADDPLARSVINEAGMFWQVLFLNLNYHSVHHDLPGVPWYGLKAIYRLNREDYQQRNQGFVVQGYGQWLRHFWRTPVDVTVHPGIEGGKGHE, via the coding sequence ATGGCCCTCTATTTACACTCACAACAGCGCGAGCAGATCCGTCGCCTTTCGGCCAGCCTGCTGTGGCGCAGCGAAATACCGACCTGGCTGCTCATCGTGATAATTTATGGCGGCTGGTTTAGCACGCTAGCGTACTGGCACATACTCGGTCTGCTGCCGGCGACACTGCTGCTGATCGGCTTTAGCACCTGGTACATGTCGCTCCAGCATGAGCTGATCCACGGCCATCCCACGCGTTTCCCCTGGCTTAACCAGCTGTTTGGCACCTTGCCGCTGGCGGTCTGGTATCCCTATGGCCTCTACCGGGATTCCCATCTGGCGCACCATCGGCACGACAGTCTTACCGTACCGGTGGACGATCCCGAATCCTATTACTTTACCCCGGCGAGCTGGGCGCGCTTTTCACCCTGGCACAGGCGGGCGATCCAGGCGCGCAATACCTTTTGCGGTCGGCTGCTACTGGGGCCGCTGCTGGATATTGCACAAACGCTCGGCAGCGCGCTGTCGGCGTTTCGCCAGCTGCAGTATGCGGCGATGACGATGTGGCTGGTTCACGGCACGTTGCTTTTCGCGCTGTTTTTCTGGATGGCGCAGCGGGGATTTTCGCCGCTCTGGTTTGTGCTGGCGGTGAGCTACCCGGCGCTGGCCCTGACCAAAGTGCGTTCGTTCCTGGAACACCGGGCGGCGGACGATCCGCTGGCGCGTTCGGTCATTAACGAGGCCGGGATGTTCTGGCAGGTGCTGTTTTTAAATCTCAACTACCATTCAGTTCACCACGATCTGCCCGGCGTGCCCTGGTACGGACTGAAAGCCATCTACCGGCTTAATCGTGAGGACTATCAGCAGCGAAACCAGGGCTTTGTGGTCCAGGGCTATGGCCAGTGGCTTCGCCATTTCTGGCGTACCCCGGTGGATGTCACGGTACATCCCGGCATTGAGGGAGGTAAAGGCCATGAGTGA
- the ychH gene encoding stress-induced protein YchH: protein MKRRNASLLGNVLMGLGLVVMVVGVGYSILNQLPQLDLPQYFAHGAILSIFLGAVLWLAGARVSGHEQVCDRYWWVRHYDKRCRRDQHKHS from the coding sequence ATGAAACGCAGAAACGCTTCGTTACTCGGTAACGTGCTAATGGGGTTGGGATTGGTGGTCATGGTTGTTGGCGTCGGTTATTCCATTTTAAACCAGCTGCCGCAGCTTGACCTGCCGCAATACTTTGCACACGGTGCCATCCTGAGCATCTTCCTGGGTGCCGTATTGTGGCTGGCGGGTGCCCGCGTCAGCGGTCATGAGCAGGTCTGCGACAGATACTGGTGGGTGCGCCACTACGATAAGCGCTGTCGTCGCGATCAGCATAAGCACAGTTAA
- a CDS encoding MerR family transcriptional regulator → MLIQVGELAKRAGITVRTLHHYEQTGLLLPSARSAAGYRLYNLADVQRLHMIQALAKAGLELAEIRDFLEKDSLTLSELLEAQIRLLDKQVRSITTLRDRLVDLRTGLDTHEDLDLESWLQTLELMNMYDRWFSKEELQQLPFAQHKEALADIWAALVQEAKSLLENDVAVSNPRARDLATRWMERLEQDTAGKPEFLTRLNEMHSVEPQMREQTGIKAEMTDYITRAFAESKLIIWENYLTPEEMAFTRAHYFDRMMEWPPLVAKLHRAQREELEPASDTAQQLAENWLALFQSYAGTNPVTQQKFRQAMQQEPHLMKGTWMTPAVLGWLQQAIGIMMQRRMSQIR, encoded by the coding sequence ATGTTAATTCAGGTCGGGGAACTGGCGAAACGCGCCGGGATCACCGTGCGCACCTTGCACCACTATGAGCAAACAGGGTTGTTGCTGCCTTCTGCCAGAAGCGCGGCAGGGTACCGGCTCTACAATCTGGCCGATGTTCAGCGTCTGCATATGATACAGGCGCTGGCAAAGGCAGGGCTGGAACTTGCTGAAATCAGGGACTTTCTGGAGAAAGATTCACTTACGTTATCGGAACTGCTCGAGGCGCAAATCCGCCTGCTGGATAAGCAGGTGCGCAGCATCACCACGCTGCGCGACCGGCTTGTGGATTTGCGCACCGGGCTCGATACCCATGAGGATCTCGATCTGGAGTCCTGGCTACAGACTCTGGAGTTAATGAATATGTACGATCGCTGGTTTAGCAAAGAAGAGTTACAGCAGCTGCCATTTGCGCAGCACAAAGAGGCGCTGGCGGACATCTGGGCCGCTCTGGTTCAGGAGGCGAAAAGCCTGCTGGAGAATGATGTTGCGGTATCCAATCCGCGAGCGAGGGATCTGGCCACGCGCTGGATGGAGCGTCTGGAGCAGGACACGGCGGGCAAACCGGAGTTTCTCACCCGTCTCAACGAGATGCACAGCGTTGAGCCGCAGATGCGCGAACAGACGGGCATCAAGGCAGAGATGACGGATTACATCACCCGGGCGTTTGCCGAATCGAAGCTTATCATCTGGGAAAACTATCTCACGCCGGAGGAGATGGCCTTTACCCGGGCGCACTATTTCGATCGCATGATGGAGTGGCCGCCGCTGGTGGCGAAGCTGCACCGGGCCCAGCGGGAGGAGCTGGAGCCTGCCTCCGACACCGCGCAACAGCTGGCCGAAAACTGGCTGGCGCTGTTCCAGTCTTATGCCGGAACTAACCCGGTGACGCAGCAAAAATTCCGCCAGGCGATGCAGCAGGAGCCGCATCTGATGAAGGGCACCTGGATGACGCCTGCTGTGCTTGGGTGGCTCCAGCAGGCGATTGGCATCATGATGCAGCGGCGAATGTCACAGATCCGCTAA
- the dauA gene encoding C4-dicarboxylic acid transporter DauA — protein sequence MKNTSSHVLPFRALIDACWNEKYTLSRFTRDLIAGITVGIIAIPLAMALAIGSGVAPQYGLYTAAVAGIVIALTGGSRFSVSGPTAAFVVILYPVSQQFGLAGLLVATLMSGVFLILFGLARFGRLIEYIPLSVTLGFTSGIGITIGTMQIKDFLGLQMAHVPEHYLQKVGALVMALPTANPGDAAIGVVTLGTLILWPRLGIRLPGHLPALLLGCAVMGVVNLLGGHVATIGSQFHYVLADGSQGNGIPQLLPQLVLPWNLPGSSFTLSWDSLRALLPAAFSMAMLGAIESLLCAVVLDGMTGTKHKANSELVGQGLGNIIAPFFGGITATAAIARSAANVRAGATSPVSAVIHSVLVILALLVLAPLLSWLPLSAMAALLLMVAWNMSEAHKVVNLLRRAPKDDIIVMLICMSLTVLFDMVIAISVGIVLASLLFMRRIARMTRLATVNVTVPDDVLVLRVIGPLFFAAAEGLFSDLESRIAGKRIVVLKWDAVPVLDAGGLDAFQRFVQRLPEGCELRVSNLEFQPLRTMARAGVQPIAGRLAFYPNREAALADL from the coding sequence GTGAAAAACACTTCCTCTCACGTTCTGCCCTTCCGCGCCCTCATCGACGCCTGCTGGAACGAAAAATATACCCTGTCACGCTTCACCCGTGACCTGATCGCCGGGATCACCGTCGGCATCATTGCTATTCCACTGGCGATGGCGCTGGCGATTGGCAGCGGCGTGGCACCGCAGTACGGCCTGTACACCGCCGCCGTCGCCGGGATTGTGATAGCCCTGACCGGCGGGTCGCGCTTTAGCGTCTCCGGGCCGACCGCAGCTTTTGTGGTGATCCTCTATCCGGTGTCTCAGCAGTTCGGCCTCGCCGGGTTGCTGGTGGCGACCCTGATGTCCGGGGTATTTTTGATTTTGTTCGGCCTGGCGCGCTTTGGCAGGCTGATTGAGTACATTCCGCTCTCCGTAACCCTGGGCTTTACCTCCGGGATTGGTATCACCATCGGGACCATGCAGATCAAGGATTTCCTTGGCCTGCAGATGGCCCACGTGCCGGAGCATTACCTGCAAAAAGTGGGGGCGCTGGTGATGGCCCTGCCAACGGCAAACCCGGGAGATGCGGCGATCGGCGTGGTGACGCTGGGCACGCTGATCCTCTGGCCGCGCCTGGGCATACGGCTGCCGGGGCACCTGCCCGCCCTGCTGCTGGGCTGTGCGGTGATGGGGGTAGTAAACCTGCTCGGCGGTCACGTCGCCACTATCGGCTCCCAGTTCCACTATGTGCTGGCGGATGGCTCCCAGGGTAACGGCATCCCGCAACTGTTGCCCCAGCTGGTGCTGCCGTGGAATCTGCCCGGCTCCAGCTTCACCCTGAGCTGGGACTCCCTGCGTGCCTTGCTGCCTGCCGCTTTTTCGATGGCGATGCTGGGGGCGATTGAGTCCTTGCTCTGCGCGGTGGTGCTGGACGGCATGACCGGCACCAAACACAAAGCCAACAGCGAGCTGGTCGGCCAGGGGCTGGGGAATATCATTGCCCCGTTCTTCGGCGGCATCACCGCGACGGCAGCCATTGCCCGCTCGGCGGCGAACGTCCGCGCCGGGGCGACCTCTCCGGTCTCGGCCGTCATTCACTCGGTGCTGGTGATCCTCGCCCTGCTGGTGCTGGCTCCCCTGCTCTCGTGGCTGCCGCTGTCGGCGATGGCGGCCCTGCTGCTGATGGTGGCATGGAACATGAGCGAGGCGCACAAAGTGGTGAACCTGCTGCGCCGTGCGCCTAAAGACGACATCATCGTCATGCTGATCTGCATGTCGCTGACCGTGCTGTTTGATATGGTGATTGCGATTAGCGTTGGGATCGTGCTGGCCTCGCTGCTGTTTATGCGCCGCATTGCCCGCATGACCCGTCTGGCGACGGTCAACGTCACGGTGCCGGACGACGTGCTGGTGCTGCGGGTGATCGGCCCGCTGTTCTTTGCCGCCGCCGAAGGGCTGTTCAGCGATCTGGAGTCGCGCATTGCGGGGAAACGGATCGTGGTTCTGAAGTGGGATGCGGTCCCGGTGCTGGATGCGGGCGGGCTGGATGCCTTCCAGCGGTTTGTCCAACGCCTGCCGGAAGGCTGCGAACTGCGGGTGAGCAATCTCGAGTTCCAGCCCCTGCGTACCATGGCGCGCGCAGGGGTGCAACCCATTGCCGGTCGTCTGGCGTTCTATCCGAACCGCGAGGCAGCGTTAGCGGATCTGTGA
- the ychF gene encoding redox-regulated ATPase YchF, which yields MGFKCGIVGLPNVGKSTLFNALTKAGIEAANFPFCTIEPNTGVVPMPDPRLDQLAEIVKPQRILPTTMEFVDIAGLVKGASKGEGLGNQFLTNIRETEAIGHVVRCFENDNIIHVNNKVDPADDIEVINTELALSDLDTCERALHRVQKKAKGGDKDAKAEQAALEKCLPQLENAGMLRALKNLTEEDKAAIKYLSFLTLKPTMYIANVNEDGFENNPYLDKVREIAAAEGSVVVAVCAAVESDIAELDDADREEFMAELGLEEPGLNRVIRAGYELLNLQTYFTAGVKEVRAWTIPVGATAPQAAGKIHTDFEKGFIRAQTIAFEDFITYKGEQGAKEAGKMRAEGKDYIVKDGDVMNFLFNV from the coding sequence ATGGGATTCAAATGCGGTATCGTTGGTCTGCCTAACGTTGGCAAATCCACCCTGTTTAACGCGCTGACTAAAGCGGGCATCGAAGCGGCTAACTTCCCGTTCTGCACCATCGAGCCAAACACCGGTGTCGTGCCAATGCCCGATCCACGTCTGGACCAGCTCGCGGAGATCGTTAAGCCGCAGCGCATTCTGCCAACCACCATGGAGTTCGTGGACATCGCCGGTCTGGTAAAAGGCGCGTCCAAAGGTGAAGGCCTGGGCAACCAGTTCCTGACCAACATCCGTGAAACCGAAGCCATCGGCCACGTTGTTCGTTGCTTTGAAAACGACAACATCATCCACGTGAACAACAAAGTGGATCCAGCTGACGACATCGAAGTGATCAACACCGAGCTGGCGCTGTCTGACCTCGACACCTGCGAGCGCGCCCTGCACCGCGTGCAGAAGAAAGCTAAAGGCGGCGATAAAGACGCGAAAGCGGAACAGGCTGCGCTGGAAAAATGTCTGCCACAGCTGGAAAACGCCGGCATGCTGCGCGCGCTGAAAAACCTGACTGAAGAAGACAAAGCGGCGATCAAATACCTGAGCTTCCTGACCCTGAAGCCAACCATGTACATCGCTAACGTCAACGAAGACGGTTTCGAAAACAACCCATACCTCGACAAAGTGCGTGAAATCGCGGCGGCCGAAGGTTCTGTGGTTGTTGCAGTGTGCGCCGCCGTTGAATCTGATATCGCCGAGCTGGACGATGCCGACCGTGAAGAGTTCATGGCCGAGCTGGGTCTGGAAGAGCCAGGTCTGAACCGCGTGATCCGCGCCGGTTACGAGCTGCTGAACCTGCAAACCTACTTCACCGCTGGCGTGAAAGAAGTGCGTGCATGGACTATCCCTGTTGGTGCCACCGCTCCACAGGCAGCGGGTAAGATCCACACCGACTTCGAGAAAGGGTTTATTCGTGCGCAGACTATCGCGTTTGAAGACTTCATCACCTACAAGGGTGAGCAAGGCGCGAAAGAAGCGGGCAAGATGCGTGCAGAAGGGAAAGACTACATCGTTAAAGATGGCGATGTAATGAACTTCCTGTTCAACGTCTAA
- a CDS encoding PhnD/SsuA/transferrin family substrate-binding protein — translation MSETLAFPMYNINHADTEALYRAVQQLLAAHGVATTGQRPAFAGEGLLAHWRHPDLVLSQTCGFPLMTQLPDVQVVGCFHYTAPGCEGRNYRSLLVARAQDSDKTLADFRGRRAVCNAPDSQSGYNVLLKMVAPLAERGRFFSGVAFSGSHRQSLIELRRGEGDIAAIDCVTWALLQRHQPELLEGLAVIGRSPLAPGLPLITAASTSSGTLQSIRDALKVLVSDPQYQEICSALFIGGFSEAMRQSWEVLLDWRQEAAEAGLHQL, via the coding sequence ATGAGTGAGACGCTGGCGTTTCCTATGTATAACATTAACCACGCGGACACAGAGGCTCTGTACCGGGCGGTGCAACAGCTGCTGGCGGCGCACGGCGTGGCGACAACCGGTCAGCGCCCCGCGTTTGCCGGGGAAGGGCTGCTGGCGCACTGGCGGCATCCCGACCTGGTGCTGAGTCAGACCTGCGGTTTTCCGCTGATGACGCAACTGCCGGACGTGCAGGTTGTCGGCTGTTTTCACTACACCGCGCCAGGCTGCGAGGGGCGAAATTACCGCAGCCTGCTGGTGGCCCGGGCGCAGGATAGCGATAAAACGCTGGCCGATTTTCGCGGTCGGCGGGCGGTGTGTAACGCTCCGGATTCGCAGTCCGGCTACAACGTGCTGCTGAAAATGGTTGCTCCGCTGGCGGAGCGGGGCCGTTTTTTCTCCGGCGTAGCGTTTAGCGGCAGCCATCGCCAGTCGCTGATCGAGCTCCGGCGCGGTGAGGGCGATATCGCGGCCATCGACTGCGTGACCTGGGCCCTGCTGCAGCGCCATCAACCTGAGCTGCTGGAGGGGCTGGCAGTAATCGGCCGCAGCCCGCTGGCACCCGGTCTGCCTTTGATTACCGCAGCCAGCACTTCATCAGGCACGCTACAGTCCATACGCGACGCGCTTAAGGTGCTGGTGAGCGACCCGCAATACCAGGAGATCTGTTCGGCTCTGTTTATTGGTGGGTTTAGCGAGGCAATGCGACAGTCCTGGGAGGTATTGTTGGACTGGCGCCAGGAGGCCGCTGAGGCTGGTTTGCATCAGCTTTGA